One part of the Oncorhynchus clarkii lewisi isolate Uvic-CL-2024 chromosome 7, UVic_Ocla_1.0, whole genome shotgun sequence genome encodes these proteins:
- the LOC139414453 gene encoding fibronectin type III domain-containing protein 11-like, with translation MFNYMTKENLLVCFAADMKRMMTPPSDDSDVSDQRHPMKTRCAGGQGGDSPGMDPKKWITFKDLHDRVTQLLSTKLNPCNIKQCKSKLDILSKCSYYLEVMRQDTLHQPDPQQNYLSNSTILHLIDPWKFQRMKKLGHSQVQIQLSLLEELYEQFCKGKVEMEAIASQSDYGDQEVAHINGRIAHLIKAFTDFDSTLMPGELHTKHRLISETGNAKVPQIHLRLSVKMPVMFDTSRSEALADCARLHWEMAGQEQQEPGEQFEIRYKLLQPTNTEEGNQLGTVTCNSYCIQVNNLLPQRCYEFTVKRVDACCLVYGFWNDTMVLRTMPLSPGGFTGSQEKRRRLFPW, from the coding sequence ATGTTTAATTATATGACGAAGGAAAATCTCCTTGTGTGTTTTGCAGCTGACATGAAAAGAATGATGACCCCCCCGAGCGATGACAGTGACGTAAGCGATCAGCGCCACCCCATGAAGACACGCTGCGCTGGTGGCCAGGGAGGAGACAGCCCCGGCATGGACCCGAAAAAATGGATCACCTTCAAAGACCTCCATGACCGGGTCACGCAGCTGCTCTCCACTAAGCTCAACCCCTGTAACATCAAGCAGTGCAAGTCCAAACTGGACATCCTCAGTAAGTGCTCCTATTACCTGGAGGTCATGCGCCAGGACACACTCCACCAACCAGACCCGCAGCAGAACTACCTGTCCAACTCCACCATCCTCCACCTCATCGATCCCTGGAAGTTCCAGCGGATGAAGAAGCTGGGCCACAGCCAGGTGCAGATCCAGCTGAGCCTGCTGGAAGAGCTCTACGAGCAGTTCTGTAAGGGCAAAGTGGAAATGGAGGCCATAGCCAGCCAGAGCGACTATGGCGATCAAGAGGTCGCCCACATAAATGGGAGGATAGCGCATCTCATTAAGGCGTTCACAGACTTTGACTCGACACTGATGCCCGGGGAGCTGCACACAAAGCACCGGCTCATCTCCGAGACGGGCAACGCCAAGGTGCCCCAGATCCATTTGAGGCTGTCCGTCAAAATGCCCGTGATGTTCGACACGTCACGCTCGGAGGCTCTGGCCGACTGCGCCCGGCTGCACTGGGAAATGGCCGGGCAGGAGCAGCAGGAGCCTGGGGAACAGTTTGAGATCCGCTACAAGCTCCTCCAGCCGACCAACACGGAGGAAGGGAACCAGCTAGGAACGGTGACCTGCAACTCCTACTGCATACAGGTCAACAACCTGTTGCCGCAAAGGTGCTACGAGTTCACAGTGAAGCGGGTTGACGCCTGCTGCCTGGTCTACGGGTTCTGGAATGACACCATGGTGCTCAGAACCATGCCACTATCCCCAGGGGGCTTCACCGGGAgccaggagaagaggaggaggctgttCCCCTGGTAA